DNA from Sphingomonas psychrotolerans:
GGGCTGACCATCTACTTCCACGATCAGACCTTCATCCAGATCAAGCCGACGATCGTCTACACGATGTTCGCAGTGATCCTCGGCTACGGTCTGATCGCGAAGAAGCCTCTGCTCCAGTTGCTGCTGGAAACCGCCTATCCCGGGCTTTCGGCCAAGGGCTGGCGGCTGCTGACGATCAACTGGACCGGCTTCTTCCTCGCGATGGCAGTGCTCAACGAAGTCATGCGCAACGTGCTCAGCTGGGATCAATGGGTCACCTTCAAGACGTGGACGGTGATCCCGCTCACGCTGGTCTTCGCGATGCTCAACATCCCGATGCTGCTCAAGCACGG
Protein-coding regions in this window:
- the ispZ gene encoding septation protein IspZ; the encoded protein is MAETRTPLSPGLRMLIDFGPLAVFFVVNSYAPGLQIQRIVAATAAFMIAMVAAMLLSWWKAKHISPMLWITAALVLPFGGLTIYFHDQTFIQIKPTIVYTMFAVILGYGLIAKKPLLQLLLETAYPGLSAKGWRLLTINWTGFFLAMAVLNEVMRNVLSWDQWVTFKTWTVIPLTLVFAMLNIPMLLKHGLQLDKPEDTPLPPEG